The nucleotide sequence CTTAAAAATAAGGATAAGGAAGAAGAACAACCGGAAGCAGTAAAAGGAAAGCAGAACAAAAAATCGAATGTAGATCGTCTAACACCACGTGTAATTAAATATATCGCCAATACTATATCTGATGTTGCAGATGATGATGGTTGGGCATTTATGGGCGACGTAGGAAGTTTGCTACAGAAAAAACAACCTAATTTCGATTCTCGTAACTATGGCTATCAAAAGCTTACGCCAATGATTGCTTCTATTGATAAGTTTGAAATTGAATCTCGCGAGAATAATAACAACAGTAAATTCAAGCTCATATTCGTTAGAAATAAAGAGTAATTTTTATTGGCTTCGCTAAAGGGTTTAATCCTTCAAGGCTTGCCTATAATAAATTGAAAATTCGTTTCCGACCAATGCCTCATCGCATTGCCCTGAGATTGTATATTTAAAACTGAATCAACCTACTAACTCATATGTTAGTTAAAATATACAGTAAAAAAGGAGGCCTTACGGTTTCCTTTTTTTAATTTTAATAAAAAAACTATGCGAAGTATAAAGAAAATTCATCAGGCAGAATGGCGTCCTATAGGAAATCTAGTTACTTATTCTCCCATTCCAACGGCAAGCCTACAGATGATCGATCCTTTTATTTTCCTGAATCATCATGGTTCACAGGTTTATCCTGAAAATAATAACGGCTTGCCATTTGGCCCACATCCACATCGTGGGATGGAAACCGTGACTTTTATATTAGATGGCGATATTGCACACAAAGATTCTGGCGGACATAAGAGTGTTATCGAAAGCGGCGGCGTACAGTGGATGACGGCTGGTAGCGGACTTATACATGCGGAAGTTTCTTCGGAAGAGTTTAAGAAAAAAGGTGGTGATCTTGAAATTTTGCAACTTTGGGTAAATCTACCCGCAAAACATAAAATGGAAGAACCTAAATATATAGGTTTACAGAAAGATGATATTCCTGTTGCAATTACCGATGATAAAAAAGTAAAAGCTCAGGTCGTATCGGGTGAATTTCTAGGAATTAAAGGCGCTTTTGATACTTATACCGATATAAACCTTTCTACTGTATTTTTTGAAGCAAATTCTAAATTAGATATTGATATTCCTACTTCTCAGAATATATTCTTTTACGTGATTAAAGGAAGTCTAGAAGTAAACGAAAAAGCAATACAGGAAAGACATTTAGCGGAGTTTAATAATGATGATGAAAAACTTCAAATCTCAGCTTCAGAAAAAAGTATTTTGTTATTTGGCTTTGCCACTCCTTTTGAAGAACCGGTAGTTGCTCGTGGTCCTTTTGTAATGAATAGCATGCAAGAAATCGACGAAGCTTATCAGGACTTCCAGGAAGGAAAAATGGGAAGGTGGACTGAATAAAAAATTCAGCCATTCTCACTAAAATAGAAAAACCGCTGTATTGGCGGTTTTTTTATTTATTTCAAATTATGATGATATTTTAGGTTAAGTATTTATGGACTGCACAAACAACAATAAATTACCAGATACAAATGAAACTTTGGCAACATCTTCAGTAATGGTATTACGAGTTCCTATTCTATCTGTAATGGCTAAATCTTCGTTAGTTAAAGGATATTTTACACCTTCAGAATAAATATTCTTAGCTTCAGAAAAAGGAAAAAGAGAAATTATTTCATCTTTAAATCCGCATATTTCAGTTGATTTTTCAGCAAAAAAATAACAGCCAAAATCATCAAAACATCGAATATTAATTTCATTATAATGGTGGATCATCGAATTAAGATTCCCTAAAAAATGATCTTGTTCTAGCCCACTGCAACCATAAACGGCAACACTTTTAAATCCTTCGTTGATTATAATTCGTAACGCTTTTTCGAAATCTGTAGCGTTTTGGTCTGGAGTTTCTATCACATCGACCGATGCCGCTATTCTATTTCTTTTCACAGAATCAAAATCGCCGGAAACTACATCTGGCTGAATATTTAAGTCTGAAAGCTTAGCATACGCACCATCGGTACAATAAATCTTTTTAAAACGATCTAAAACAGGAATTTCCTTTGGAAACTGCCCGTTTATAAACAAAACAACTTCAGCTTCAGTTTTATATGTAGCCCTATCTAGCTTCATCTAGTGACGTTCTTCTAAAACTTTAGAAATATCCTTTAGTCCGTAACCTTTTGCTTTCAGAAGAATTAAATAATGAAATAGTAGATCGGCACTTTCATTTAGGAAAAGATCTTCATCATTATCCTTTGCTTCAATAACCACTTCAACAGCTTCTTCTCCTACTTTCTGAGCGATTTTATTCATTCCTTTATCAAAAAGAGAAACTACATACGAGTTTTTATCTTCTCGTAATTCAGGCTCAACTTCGCTCATCTTTTTACGGTGAGCAATAATTCCTTCTAATTCTGATAAAAATCCAAATGATGCTTCATTTTCTTCTGCCCAACACGTATCTGTACCTTTGTGGCAAGTTGGTCCCTGCGGATGCACCATTATTAATAGCGAATCATTATCGCAGTCATTTTTAATAGAAACAAGGCTTAAAAAATTTCCGCTTTCTTCACCCTTAGTCCATAAACGTTTTTTACTACGGCTATAAAAAGTAACTTTCTTTGTTTCGTTGGTTTTTAAATAAGCTTCCTCATTCATATACCCCAACATCAACACTTTTCTTGTTGTTGCATCTTGAATAATTGCTGGCACTAATCCATCGTTATTCTTATCAAAATCGATATTCATCTTTTTAATTTTAAATTCTTACTGGAATTCCCTGATCTGCCAATTCTTTTTTAAGATCTGGAATTTCTATTTCTTTAAAATGAAAAACACTAGCAGCAAGTGCTGCATCTGCTTTTCCTTCTTGAAATGCATCTACAAAATGCTGAATATTCCCTGCTCCTCCGGAAGCAATAATGGGTATATTTAAATCTTCAGACAATTTTGCCAATGCAATATTAGCAAAACCATTCTTTGTACCGTCGTTATTCATAGACGTAAATAAAATTTCTCCTGCTCCTCGCTCTTCAACTTCTTTAGCCCATTCAAATAAATCGAGTTCAGTAGGTACTTTGCCTCCAACTAAATGGACAATCCATTTCCCGCTTACCTGCTTTGCATCTATGGCTACAGTAATACACTGGGCGCCAAATTTTCTAGAAAGCTCGTTAATTAAGTCTGGATTTTTTACTGCGGAAGAATTAATTGAAACCTTATCGGCTCCATTCTTCAGTAAAATATCTACATCTTCAATAGAAGAAATACCGCCACCTACGGTGAACGGAATATTTACTTTTTCAGCAACTCTTAATACCAGATTAGCTAAAGTTTTTCGGCGTTCTTCTGTTGCTGAAATATCAAGAAAAACCAATTCATCTGCACCAGTTTCAGCATATTTTGCCGCCAATTCTACAGGATCTCCAGCATCCCTTAGATCAACAAAATTGACTCCTTTTACGGTTCTTCCTGCCTTTATATCTAAACAGGGTATAATTCTTTTTGTTAGCATTGTTTTAGTTTACGGTTTTTTAGCTTACAGCAGTCAGCTTTTAGCCTTCAGCTATTTTTCAATAATTTGTCATTTCGAACGTAATGAAATGAAGTCGAGAAATCTTAGAGCAACTATTTACAATTCAACATAAATCTAGATTAACACCTTCAGATTTCCACATCACCAAATTGGCACATTCTCAAACTAAAAATTTTTAGATTTTTGAAGAGATCTCTCCGCCTCGGTCGAGATGACAACACCTAAAATTAGGGATCATTTCTCAGCATTTTCATTTAAAATTCAAAATAAATACGAATTTCTTCAAAATATCATATCATCAAATCGACACATTTTCAAATTTTTCTAACTTATAATAGCGCAACGATCCAAAATCTAATCTACCGTCCGTCATTTAAAATATAAGTCTCTAATTGTTTTAGTTGAATTCGGCCTTCGTAAATGGCTTTTCCTATTATTGTTCCTTCGCATCCTAGTTCGGCTAATTCTAATAATTCATCGAACTTAGAAATTCCTCCGGAAGCGATTAATTTCAAGTCTGGATTTTCTTCTAAAATTCGTTCATACAATTCGAAAGCTGGACCTTGTAACATTCCATCTTTTGAAATATCGGTACAGATTACATAAGAAACGCCGTTTTTATGATATTCTTTAATAAAAGGAAGTAATTCTAGATCAGATTCTTCCTGCCAGCCGCTTACCGCTACTTTTTCGTTATTAGCATCTGCTCCTAAAATAATTTTTGTTGAGCCAAATTTCTGAAGCCAGCTATTAAAAATCTCAGGATCTTTTACAGCGATACTTCCGCCTGTAATTTGCTTTGCGCCACATTCAAAAGCAATTTCTAAATCCTTATCAGTTTTTAGTCCGCCACCAAAATCAACACTAAGATTGGTTTTACTGGCAATAGCTTCTAATATTTTATGGTTTACAATATGTTTAGATTTTGCACCATCGAGATCTACTAAATGCAGGTGCTGAATCCCATGATCTTCGAAGGATTTTGCAACCTCAAGCGGATTCTCATTATATATTTTTTTGGTGTTATAATCACCTTTAGAAAGTCGTACACACTTTCCGTCAATAATATCTATAGCTGGGATTAAACGCATTTTCTTAGTTTCTGTTTTTTAGCTGTCAGCTTTTAGTAATCAGCGTTTAGCTTTTAATTCAAAATTCAGCATTCAGAATTTTGAATCATTACTCACTTATCTTTTATCTCTATTCTAACTTCTAAAGCGAAGCGATCTATTTTCTATATACTAACTCTCTAATTTTAAAAAGTTTTCCAAAATTCGCTCTCCGGCTTTACTGCTTTTTTCCGGATGAAATTGAACGCCGTAAAAATTATTCTTCTTTATAGCTGATGTATATTCGACTCCATATTCCGTAGAACAAATTGTTTCTTCGCATTCTTTCACATAAAAACTGTGCACTAAATACACATATTCTTTTTCCTGAATACCTTTAAATAATTCAGATTTCAGATCGTAGATCTGATTCCAGCCAATTTGCGGTACTTTAACTGAAGTATTAAATTTAACCACTTTAGCATCGAAAATCGATAATCCAGTCGTATCTCCTTCTTCGCAGTACTCGCACATTAACTGCATTCCCAGACAAATTCCTAGGACCGGTTGAGTAAGTTGCGGAATCACTTTATCAAGTCCGGTAGACTTCAGCATTTTCATAGCGCTACTCGCCTCGCCTACTCCAGGGAAAATCACCTTATCTGCGGCTTTAATTTCTTCAGCCTTATCGGTTAAAACAGCATCAAATCCCAAACGTTTCACTGCAAACTTGATACTTTGAATATTGCCTGCGCCGTAATCTATAATCGCTATTTTCATGTCTATAGTCGTTAGTAATTAGAATTAACTATTGAGCTTTGCATACTGATTACTCAATACATTGCTTAATTCTTCTAAAGCATTCCTTTGGTTGAAGGAAGGATCATTTTTTCGGTATCTCTTTTTACGGCCATTTTAATCGCTTTTGCAAAAGCTTTAAAGATAGCTTCTATTTTGTGATGCTCATTAGTTCCCTCTGCTTTTACATTTAGGTTTGCTTTTGCTCCATCGGTAAAAGATTTAAAGAAATGATAAAACATTTCCGTTGGCATTTTACCAACCATTTCTCGTTTAAAATCGGCTTCCCAAACTAACCAGTTTCTTCCACCAAAATCGATAGCTACCTGAGCTAAACAATCGTCCATGGGCAAACAAAATCCGTATCGTTCGATACCTAATTTATTACCCAGTGCTTTTGCATAAACTTCTCCTAAAGCAATCGCGGTATCTTCAATGGTGTGATGTTCATCGACCTCTAAATCGCCATTTACTTTAACTTCTAGATCCATTTGGCCGTGGCGTGCAATTTGATCGAGCATATGATCAAAAAATGCAATTCCGGTAGCTATTTCAGATTTTCCGGTTCCATCTAGATTCAGCTTAATTTTAATATCAGTTTCGTTAGTTTTTCTCGCAATTTCAGCCGTACGATCTTTCAGTTTTAAAAATTCGTAAATAGCTTTCCAACTAGACGTTTTTAATGCAATCGTATCATCAAGTTTAGAAACATCGTTTTTCAATTCATCTGTTGCTAAATCTTCATGCGTATCTATAAAAATTCCTTTTCCGCCGAAATTATTAGCAAATTCAATATCCGTCATCCGATCGCCAATCATCATGGAGTTTGCCATATCGTAAGCTTCGGAATTCAAATATTTTCTTTCTAACAAACCAGTGTTCGGTTTTCTGGTAGCCTGATTATCTTTAGCAAACGTACGATCGATTAAAATATCACTGAATTTCACACCCTCATTTTCGAAAGTCTTCACCACAAAATTCTGAATTGGCCAAAATTGCTCTTCGGGATAAACCTCGGTCCCCAAACCATCTTGATTTGTAACCATTACCAATTCGTAATCTAACTCTTTCGCGATTTTGGATAAATAAAATAAAGCTTCCGGATAAAACTCCAATTTCTCTAATTTATCTACCTGATAATCTTCAGGTTCTAGAATAATCGTACCATCACGGTCTATAAATAATACTTTTTGCATTTTGGTTAGTTTAAACTCTTTAAAGCAGCTATTAATTTTTGATTTTCCTCTGTGGTTCCTACGGTTAAACGCAGGGTATTTTCACAAAGTGGTTGTGTAGTTCTATTTCTAATTACAATTCCCTTTTCGATAAGCTGGTGGTATCTTGAAGTTGCATCGTCTACCTTCACTAAGACAAAATTAGCGTCTGTAGGGTATATTTTTTCTACAAATGTTACTTCTTGCAATACCTCTACGAGTTCTTTACGACCTTTTAAAATATCGGCGACTTCACTGCTTACAACATCTACATCTAAAATACGATTTAAAGCACGTTGTTGTGTTAATTCGTTTACATTATAAGGTGGCTTAATTTTCTTTAAAATCTCGATAATCTCTTCTGAAGCCCAGCAGATTCCCAAGCGGATTCCGGCCATTCCATAAGCTTTAGAAAGTGTTTGTGTAATGACCAAATTGGGATATTGCTGAAGCCGACTTAACCAACTTTCTTTTCCTGAAAAATCGATATAAGCCTCGTCGATAATGACTAATCCTTTGAATTTTTGAAGTAATTCTATTACTTTTTCTTCGGAAAAGGTATTACCCGTTGGATTATTAGGTGAACAAAGAAATAAAAGCTTCGAATTTTCATCTATTTTCGATAAAATCTCTGAAATGTTTGGTTCGAAATCCTGAGAAAGTAACACCTCTCTATTTTCGATATTATTGATTTCAGCAAGTACTTTATACATTCCGTAAGTTGGCGGAAGTGAGATTACATTATCTTTTCCCGGTTCACAAAACGCCCTAAATAATAAATCTAAAACCTCGTCGCTCCCATTACCCAACAAAATTTGTTCTGGCTGAACTTCTTTGATTTTTGCCAGTTCGTCTTTCAGATTTCGTTGATGTGGATCGGGATAACGATTTACATCGGTTTGATAAGGATTTTCATTCGCATCCAGAAAAACCATCTCGGTTCCCGTAGCTTTATATTCATCGCGAGCCGAAGAATAAGGCTTTAATTTCTTTACGTTTTCGCGAACAAGGTCTTGTATGTTTATTTTAGTGGGCATTTATGTTTAGCTTTTGCGATTAGCTGTTGGTTTTATTTTTTGAATCTTCTTTTCATCGTCCAAAACTTAATCAAATCTGATCGTCATACTCACTCTAGATGAGATACTGAATTAAGTTCAGCATTACTAGAACCTTTTTTCGTCATCCCGGACTTGATCCGGGATCTCATCGTCTTTTTCTCACTCAAATGAGATGCTGAAACGGTTTCAGCATGTCGTCTCGTTTTCAAAATTAATAGTCTAATGTTTCAATTTTTGGATTTAAACCTTTAATAAGCTCTAATTTCCATTCCTTCTTCCAATTCTTAATTTGTTTTTCTCTAGCAATTGCCTGTTCAATTTCCGAAAATTCTTCAAAATAGATTAAATCTTTTATTTGATATTTAGAAGTAAAATTACTTCCATTTCCGCTGTGATGTTCTGCTATTCTTTTCTTCAAATCATTTGTAACACCCGTGTAGAAAACAGTACGATATCTATTTGTCAGAATGTATACAAATGAACTTTTCATTTTAATTTAAATTTCGCTCTATAATATCTTCAATTCACCCTTAAAAGCTGAGTGAGATGCTGAATCAAGTTCAGCATGACGCAACCTATTTTTTAATTCCGGACTTGAATCAATCTTATTAAAAGTTCAGTATAACAAACGATCTTCGTCATCCCGGACTTGATGCGGGATCTCATTCTCATTTTCATAATCTCAGATAAATTCAACATTTAGAATCAAAAATAATTCTTCTTGTATCTTATTTCTTTAGTCTTTAATCTCTCTTCTCAAAACGTATCGCTCTAAAAACTCATCATTGCATTAATCAAGATCTTTCAAACGTAGCGTAACCGCATTTTTATGAGCTTGTAATCCTTCAGCTTCGGCCATTAACTCGATAGCGGGACCAATACCTTTTATTCCTTCTTCTGAAATTTGCTGAAACGTCATACTTTTCATAAAA is from Zunongwangia endophytica and encodes:
- the hisF gene encoding imidazole glycerol phosphate synthase subunit HisF; translation: MLTKRIIPCLDIKAGRTVKGVNFVDLRDAGDPVELAAKYAETGADELVFLDISATEERRKTLANLVLRVAEKVNIPFTVGGGISSIEDVDILLKNGADKVSINSSAVKNPDLINELSRKFGAQCITVAIDAKQVSGKWIVHLVGGKVPTELDLFEWAKEVEERGAGEILFTSMNNDGTKNGFANIALAKLSEDLNIPIIASGGAGNIQHFVDAFQEGKADAALAASVFHFKEIEIPDLKKELADQGIPVRI
- the hisB gene encoding bifunctional histidinol-phosphatase/imidazoleglycerol-phosphate dehydratase HisB, with protein sequence MQKVLFIDRDGTIILEPEDYQVDKLEKLEFYPEALFYLSKIAKELDYELVMVTNQDGLGTEVYPEEQFWPIQNFVVKTFENEGVKFSDILIDRTFAKDNQATRKPNTGLLERKYLNSEAYDMANSMMIGDRMTDIEFANNFGGKGIFIDTHEDLATDELKNDVSKLDDTIALKTSSWKAIYEFLKLKDRTAEIARKTNETDIKIKLNLDGTGKSEIATGIAFFDHMLDQIARHGQMDLEVKVNGDLEVDEHHTIEDTAIALGEVYAKALGNKLGIERYGFCLPMDDCLAQVAIDFGGRNWLVWEADFKREMVGKMPTEMFYHFFKSFTDGAKANLNVKAEGTNEHHKIEAIFKAFAKAIKMAVKRDTEKMILPSTKGML
- the hisA gene encoding 1-(5-phosphoribosyl)-5-[(5-phosphoribosylamino)methylideneamino]imidazole-4-carboxamide isomerase; translation: MRLIPAIDIIDGKCVRLSKGDYNTKKIYNENPLEVAKSFEDHGIQHLHLVDLDGAKSKHIVNHKILEAIASKTNLSVDFGGGLKTDKDLEIAFECGAKQITGGSIAVKDPEIFNSWLQKFGSTKIILGADANNEKVAVSGWQEESDLELLPFIKEYHKNGVSYVICTDISKDGMLQGPAFELYERILEENPDLKLIASGGISKFDELLELAELGCEGTIIGKAIYEGRIQLKQLETYILNDGR
- the hisIE gene encoding bifunctional phosphoribosyl-AMP cyclohydrolase/phosphoribosyl-ATP diphosphatase HisIE, producing the protein MNIDFDKNNDGLVPAIIQDATTRKVLMLGYMNEEAYLKTNETKKVTFYSRSKKRLWTKGEESGNFLSLVSIKNDCDNDSLLIMVHPQGPTCHKGTDTCWAEENEASFGFLSELEGIIAHRKKMSEVEPELREDKNSYVVSLFDKGMNKIAQKVGEEAVEVVIEAKDNDEDLFLNESADLLFHYLILLKAKGYGLKDISKVLEERH
- the hisC gene encoding histidinol-phosphate transaminase, giving the protein MPTKINIQDLVRENVKKLKPYSSARDEYKATGTEMVFLDANENPYQTDVNRYPDPHQRNLKDELAKIKEVQPEQILLGNGSDEVLDLLFRAFCEPGKDNVISLPPTYGMYKVLAEINNIENREVLLSQDFEPNISEILSKIDENSKLLFLCSPNNPTGNTFSEEKVIELLQKFKGLVIIDEAYIDFSGKESWLSRLQQYPNLVITQTLSKAYGMAGIRLGICWASEEIIEILKKIKPPYNVNELTQQRALNRILDVDVVSSEVADILKGRKELVEVLQEVTFVEKIYPTDANFVLVKVDDATSRYHQLIEKGIVIRNRTTQPLCENTLRLTVGTTEENQKLIAALKSLN
- a CDS encoding GIY-YIG nuclease family protein, translating into MKSSFVYILTNRYRTVFYTGVTNDLKKRIAEHHSGNGSNFTSKYQIKDLIYFEEFSEIEQAIAREKQIKNWKKEWKLELIKGLNPKIETLDY
- a CDS encoding thiamine diphosphokinase, which gives rise to MKLDRATYKTEAEVVLFINGQFPKEIPVLDRFKKIYCTDGAYAKLSDLNIQPDVVSGDFDSVKRNRIAASVDVIETPDQNATDFEKALRIIINEGFKSVAVYGCSGLEQDHFLGNLNSMIHHYNEINIRCFDDFGCYFFAEKSTEICGFKDEIISLFPFSEAKNIYSEGVKYPLTNEDLAITDRIGTRNTITEDVAKVSFVSGNLLLFVQSINT
- the hisH gene encoding imidazole glycerol phosphate synthase subunit HisH, yielding MKIAIIDYGAGNIQSIKFAVKRLGFDAVLTDKAEEIKAADKVIFPGVGEASSAMKMLKSTGLDKVIPQLTQPVLGICLGMQLMCEYCEEGDTTGLSIFDAKVVKFNTSVKVPQIGWNQIYDLKSELFKGIQEKEYVYLVHSFYVKECEETICSTEYGVEYTSAIKKNNFYGVQFHPEKSSKAGERILENFLKLES
- a CDS encoding pirin family protein translates to MRSIKKIHQAEWRPIGNLVTYSPIPTASLQMIDPFIFLNHHGSQVYPENNNGLPFGPHPHRGMETVTFILDGDIAHKDSGGHKSVIESGGVQWMTAGSGLIHAEVSSEEFKKKGGDLEILQLWVNLPAKHKMEEPKYIGLQKDDIPVAITDDKKVKAQVVSGEFLGIKGAFDTYTDINLSTVFFEANSKLDIDIPTSQNIFFYVIKGSLEVNEKAIQERHLAEFNNDDEKLQISASEKSILLFGFATPFEEPVVARGPFVMNSMQEIDEAYQDFQEGKMGRWTE